In Ruminococcaceae bacterium BL-6, a genomic segment contains:
- a CDS encoding ROK family transcriptional regulator — translation MQNCADEWIRESNRRTLLERIRQESPVSRVQLAQELHLSKSTVTDNITPLLREGIVQEVGVGLSQATGGRPPVLLKLNGAYSYIVAIELGFRAPLFALADLEGHILHRLTLSVPDGAAYPERLKAVCEKIDELLSCGGIGRDRLTVIALASPGAYSRHEGRYLLNPEFEDWDFSRFREDLGRCFQTEVMMINDVKAATLGELHQGAAKGFRNIVYLSCGVGVGAGIILNGRLYSGTSGSAGEIARVFVPGISGPLRTRVEMNALLQKMRMQAPEATRRALRKPANRINFEDVVRLWRAGDPFTRGCIRDIAVVLGKMAAALVSVLNSERVVFGGEYLVFQSQILDILRKTILREAFDPIPVVGSALGKDAALQGLLSLACEAILDRLARST, via the coding sequence ATGCAGAATTGTGCTGACGAATGGATCCGCGAGTCGAACCGGCGGACGCTGCTGGAAAGGATCCGGCAGGAAAGCCCCGTTTCCCGTGTGCAGCTCGCGCAGGAGCTCCATCTGAGCAAATCGACCGTAACCGACAATATCACGCCCCTGCTCCGCGAGGGGATCGTGCAGGAAGTCGGGGTCGGCCTTTCCCAGGCGACGGGCGGCAGGCCCCCGGTTCTGCTCAAGCTGAACGGGGCTTACAGCTACATCGTCGCGATCGAGCTCGGTTTCCGGGCGCCGCTTTTCGCGCTGGCGGATCTGGAAGGGCACATTCTGCACAGGCTCACGCTCTCTGTTCCGGATGGCGCCGCATACCCGGAGCGCCTGAAGGCGGTATGCGAAAAGATCGACGAGCTTTTAAGCTGCGGCGGAATCGGACGGGACCGCCTGACGGTGATCGCGCTGGCCTCGCCGGGCGCGTATAGCAGGCACGAGGGACGATACCTTTTGAACCCCGAATTTGAGGATTGGGATTTTTCCCGTTTTCGGGAGGACCTTGGCAGGTGCTTTCAGACCGAGGTCATGATGATCAACGACGTGAAAGCCGCGACGCTCGGCGAGCTGCACCAGGGTGCGGCGAAAGGGTTCCGCAACATCGTCTATCTCAGCTGCGGGGTCGGGGTCGGCGCCGGGATCATCCTGAACGGCCGGCTTTATTCGGGGACTTCCGGCAGCGCGGGCGAAATCGCCCGGGTGTTCGTCCCGGGGATCAGCGGCCCCCTGCGCACCCGCGTGGAAATGAACGCCCTGCTGCAGAAAATGCGGATGCAGGCGCCCGAAGCGACCAGACGCGCCCTTCGGAAGCCCGCGAACCGGATCAATTTTGAAGACGTCGTCCGGCTTTGGAGAGCGGGGGACCCGTTTACCCGCGGCTGCATCCGCGACATCGCGGTGGTGCTGGGCAAAATGGCGGCCGCGCTGGTGTCCGTGCTGAACAGCGAGCGGGTGGTGTTCGGCGGCGAATACCTGGTTTTTCAATCGCAGATTCTGGATATTCTGCGGAAGACCATCCTGCGGGAAGCGTTCGACCCCATCCCCGTGGTCGGTTCTGCCCTGGGGAAGGACGCCGCCCTGCAAGGCTTGCTTTCGCTTGCCTGCGAAGCGATCCTGGACCGCCTCGCGCGCAGTACATAA
- a CDS encoding Glutathione ABC transporter substrate-binding protein, translating into MKKKIIALFLASAMALSMAACGSKAPASSASGTGSAAAGQKAAAPDQDLVIGFNLDISTLDPHQVADTLSMSVQSTMYEPLVTFDENQKIVPALAESWKAESDNLTYTFKLRKGVKFHDGTEFNAAAFKANYDRCMKDQKLRQYRTVSKWQSVETPDDYTVVVKLKEPNCTFINKMTMFEIVSPKALAQGTAYLAKNPDGTGAYQFKERVEGDHVTVTPFAGYWNGKPAVNSITFKAVPEDGARVAMLQTGEADYIYPMPSTQAPTVDGKKDIKVVTSPSAIMRYVTLNTNLPQLKDKRVRQAMNYAIDKKAYIKTIFNGYASEVHSCYPSTVQYYSEQAPYDFNLEKAKSLMKEAGYENGFELTMWGDNTTNEMKGMQFVEQQLAQIGIKVKVTPMEPNTLSSMISVEPDKAKVQLWYVNWSPSSFDADGAMRSILAYSMIPPASANTAYYNNPEFDKTLDEALAATDTAKLTDLYAKAQKLVWEDAPWIFLGSDQVIAGEKTYVSGIYLAPDGKLDVTKAKLS; encoded by the coding sequence ATGAAAAAGAAAATCATCGCTTTGTTTCTCGCTTCCGCAATGGCCCTGTCAATGGCGGCCTGCGGGAGCAAGGCGCCCGCATCGTCCGCTTCGGGGACGGGGAGCGCGGCTGCCGGCCAGAAGGCCGCAGCGCCGGACCAGGACCTTGTCATCGGATTCAACCTGGATATCTCGACTCTCGATCCGCATCAGGTTGCCGACACGCTGTCCATGTCCGTACAGTCCACCATGTATGAGCCGCTCGTGACATTCGATGAGAACCAGAAGATCGTTCCGGCGCTTGCGGAAAGCTGGAAGGCCGAGTCGGATAACCTCACCTATACCTTCAAGCTCCGCAAGGGCGTGAAATTCCACGACGGAACCGAGTTCAACGCGGCCGCCTTCAAAGCGAATTACGACCGCTGCATGAAAGACCAGAAGCTGCGTCAGTACCGCACGGTTTCCAAATGGCAGTCGGTGGAGACCCCGGACGACTACACCGTCGTCGTCAAGCTGAAGGAACCCAACTGCACCTTCATCAACAAGATGACGATGTTCGAAATCGTAAGCCCGAAGGCCCTTGCGCAGGGCACCGCCTATCTGGCGAAGAACCCGGATGGCACGGGCGCCTATCAGTTCAAGGAGCGCGTGGAAGGCGACCATGTCACGGTCACTCCTTTTGCCGGCTACTGGAACGGGAAGCCCGCCGTCAACAGCATCACGTTCAAAGCGGTGCCTGAGGATGGCGCGCGCGTCGCGATGCTGCAGACCGGCGAAGCCGACTATATCTATCCCATGCCGTCCACACAGGCTCCGACCGTCGACGGAAAGAAGGACATCAAGGTCGTCACTTCCCCTTCCGCCATCATGCGCTATGTGACCCTGAACACCAATCTGCCGCAATTGAAGGACAAACGCGTGCGTCAGGCCATGAACTACGCGATCGACAAAAAGGCCTATATCAAAACGATCTTCAACGGCTATGCAAGCGAAGTCCATTCCTGCTACCCGTCGACCGTCCAGTATTACAGCGAGCAGGCCCCGTATGATTTCAACCTGGAGAAGGCAAAGTCCCTGATGAAGGAAGCCGGCTATGAAAACGGCTTTGAGCTCACCATGTGGGGCGACAACACCACCAATGAAATGAAGGGAATGCAGTTTGTCGAGCAGCAGCTGGCGCAGATCGGCATCAAGGTGAAAGTGACGCCGATGGAGCCCAACACGCTGAGCAGCATGATCTCTGTGGAGCCGGATAAGGCGAAGGTGCAGCTGTGGTATGTCAACTGGTCTCCCTCCTCCTTCGACGCGGATGGGGCCATGCGCAGCATCCTGGCCTATTCCATGATTCCACCCGCATCCGCCAACACGGCGTACTACAACAATCCCGAATTTGACAAAACCCTGGACGAAGCGCTCGCGGCGACCGACACCGCCAAGCTGACCGACCTCTATGCGAAAGCGCAGAAGCTGGTCTGGGAGGACGCCCCGTGGATCTTCCTCGGCAGCGACCAGGTGATCGCCGGGGAAAAGACTTATGTTTCCGGCATCTACCTTGCCCCGGATGGCAAGCTGGATGTGACGAAGGCAAAGCTGTCCTGA
- the yliC gene encoding putative peptide transporter permease subunit: membrane component of ABC superfamily (Evidence 3 : Putative function from multiple computational evidences; Product type t : transporter) gives MSRYFVKRVLGTIPMMLVISILIFLFLHMIPGDPARQMAGKEATEEDLVKIRQELGLNDPLITQYKNYMEGLFHGDLGVSYKTGLPVSEMLLGRLKPTIELMLTAMVWSVLLGIFIGVLSAVKRGKLADYIGMFLAISGISVPGFWLGLVLIQIFSVNLGLVPTGGLDSWQSFILPSLTLGCGIMAVLARFSRSSMLETMREDYVRTARAKGQKEWLVVLRHAFRNSLVQVVTVTGLQIGGLLAGSVLVETVFSIPGMGRLLVDSIAFRDYKVIQAELLFFSLEYIVINLIVDLLYGVLNPKIRYQ, from the coding sequence TTGAGCCGTTATTTTGTAAAGCGGGTGCTGGGCACCATCCCGATGATGCTTGTCATTTCGATCCTGATTTTTCTGTTTCTACATATGATCCCCGGCGACCCCGCGCGGCAGATGGCGGGAAAGGAAGCCACCGAGGAGGATTTGGTGAAAATCCGGCAGGAGCTGGGGCTGAACGACCCTCTGATCACCCAGTACAAAAATTACATGGAAGGCTTGTTCCACGGGGACCTCGGCGTTTCCTACAAGACGGGCCTGCCGGTGTCGGAAATGCTGCTTGGGCGGCTGAAGCCCACGATCGAGCTCATGCTCACCGCGATGGTGTGGTCCGTGCTTCTCGGTATTTTTATCGGCGTCCTGTCGGCCGTCAAGCGGGGAAAATTAGCCGATTACATTGGGATGTTCCTCGCCATTTCGGGCATTTCGGTCCCGGGGTTCTGGCTCGGGCTCGTCCTCATCCAGATTTTCTCCGTCAACCTGGGGCTCGTGCCCACCGGCGGGCTGGACAGCTGGCAGAGCTTCATTCTGCCGTCGCTGACGCTCGGATGCGGCATTATGGCGGTGCTGGCGCGCTTTTCCCGCTCTTCAATGCTCGAGACCATGCGGGAGGATTACGTCCGCACGGCCCGCGCGAAAGGGCAGAAGGAGTGGCTGGTGGTGCTGCGGCACGCGTTCCGCAACTCGCTGGTGCAGGTGGTGACGGTGACGGGCCTGCAGATCGGCGGGCTGCTGGCGGGCTCCGTGCTGGTGGAAACCGTCTTTTCGATCCCGGGCATGGGGCGGCTGCTGGTGGATTCCATTGCGTTCCGCGATTACAAGGTCATCCAGGCGGAGCTGCTGTTTTTCTCTCTGGAATACATCGTCATCAATTTGATCGTCGATCTCCTTTACGGAGTATTGAACCCCAAAATACGGTATCAGTGA
- the yliD gene encoding putative peptide transporter permease subunit: membrane component of ABC superfamily (Evidence 3 : Putative function from multiple computational evidences; Product type t : transporter) → MPERNETARAPEHEAEGPVVQAQSKTKAFFKKFLQRKTAVASAVFLLLLLIVAVVGPGMAPYDPAAPDYENLLTGPSAAHLLGTDEYGRDVLSRLMAGTQLTLGVSLSSVIIGAAIGTVLGVLAGYYGGILETLVMRGSDVLFAFPDILLAIAIVAMIGPGIINVVIAVAVFTIPSFARIMRSATLSVKESLYVEVARSIGCKNGRILSMYIFPGTVQSMIVNFTMRVGTAILAAASLSFLGFGANVSEPDWGAMLTSGRNYIGVASHLVYFPGLLIFLTVLAFNLLGDGLRDTLDPKIK, encoded by the coding sequence ATGCCGGAACGGAATGAGACGGCGCGGGCGCCGGAACATGAGGCGGAAGGCCCCGTCGTCCAGGCGCAGAGCAAAACAAAAGCATTTTTTAAAAAATTTCTGCAGCGGAAGACCGCGGTTGCGTCCGCCGTGTTCCTGCTGCTTTTGCTGATCGTCGCGGTCGTCGGCCCCGGGATGGCTCCTTACGACCCGGCCGCGCCCGATTACGAAAACCTGCTGACCGGCCCGAGCGCGGCGCACCTGCTCGGCACCGACGAATACGGCCGCGACGTTTTGAGCCGGCTGATGGCCGGCACCCAGCTGACGCTCGGCGTTTCGCTGAGCTCGGTGATCATCGGCGCGGCGATCGGCACGGTGCTGGGCGTTTTGGCCGGCTACTACGGCGGCATCCTCGAAACCCTCGTGATGCGCGGTTCCGACGTGCTGTTCGCTTTTCCGGACATCCTGCTCGCCATCGCGATCGTCGCGATGATCGGCCCCGGCATCATCAATGTGGTCATCGCGGTCGCGGTTTTCACGATCCCCTCGTTCGCGCGCATTATGCGAAGCGCGACCCTGTCCGTAAAGGAATCGCTTTACGTTGAGGTCGCGCGCTCCATCGGGTGCAAAAACGGCCGGATTCTGAGCATGTACATCTTTCCGGGCACGGTGCAGTCGATGATCGTCAATTTCACGATGCGCGTCGGCACCGCGATTCTGGCGGCGGCTTCGCTGAGCTTTCTCGGGTTCGGCGCCAACGTGAGCGAGCCGGACTGGGGCGCTATGCTCACCTCGGGGCGCAACTACATCGGCGTCGCGTCCCACCTCGTGTATTTTCCGGGGCTTTTGATTTTCCTTACCGTGCTGGCCTTCAATCTGCTGGGCGACGGCCTGCGGGACACGCTGGATCCGAAAATCAAATAA
- the appD gene encoding oligopeptide ABC transporter (ATP-binding protein) (Evidence 2a : Function from experimental evidences in other organisms; PubMedId : 7997159, 25755103, 26728191; Product type t : transporter) — MPEELLLDVRHLRTEFSQGKKSSVVAVNDVTFQIHKGEILGLVGESGCGKSVTALSIMQLLKDTPGKITNGEVCLEGKNLLECSKEEMRKIRGENIAMIFQEPMSSLNPAMRIDAQLVEAIRLHTGKTRREAEEHALKMLGLVGIPDPARVSRNYPHQLSGGMSQRVMIAMAMSCDPHLLIADEPTTALDVTIQAQILDLMRKIQREIHTGILLITHDLGVVAEMCSRVIVMYAGRIVEEAPVELLFSSPMHPYTKGLIASVPKLGSGVKSLPSIPGSVPDLSMMPPGCKFAPRCRYAQERCRKEEPPLLELAGGRKCRCVLVEDDKEATAQ, encoded by the coding sequence ATGCCTGAGGAATTGCTCCTTGACGTGCGCCATCTGCGCACGGAGTTTTCACAGGGGAAAAAGAGCTCGGTGGTGGCCGTCAACGACGTCACGTTCCAGATCCATAAGGGAGAGATCCTGGGGCTGGTCGGGGAGTCCGGCTGCGGAAAATCGGTGACGGCCCTTTCCATCATGCAGCTTTTAAAGGATACGCCGGGGAAAATCACGAACGGCGAGGTCTGTCTCGAGGGCAAGAATCTGCTCGAGTGCTCGAAAGAGGAAATGAGAAAGATCCGCGGGGAAAACATCGCGATGATCTTCCAGGAGCCGATGTCGTCGCTGAATCCGGCGATGCGCATCGACGCGCAGCTGGTGGAAGCCATCCGCCTGCACACCGGCAAAACCCGTCGCGAGGCGGAAGAGCACGCCCTGAAAATGCTCGGACTGGTCGGCATCCCCGACCCCGCACGCGTGAGCCGCAACTATCCCCATCAGCTTTCGGGCGGCATGAGCCAGCGCGTGATGATCGCGATGGCGATGTCGTGCGACCCGCACCTGCTCATCGCCGATGAGCCGACGACCGCGCTGGACGTCACCATCCAGGCGCAGATCCTCGACCTGATGCGGAAGATCCAGCGGGAAATCCACACCGGGATCCTGCTGATCACGCACGACCTCGGCGTTGTGGCGGAAATGTGCTCCCGGGTGATCGTGATGTACGCGGGCCGGATCGTGGAGGAGGCGCCGGTGGAGCTTCTGTTCTCTTCGCCGATGCACCCGTACACCAAAGGCCTGATCGCATCCGTGCCGAAGCTCGGTTCGGGGGTCAAAAGCCTTCCGTCCATCCCCGGCAGCGTGCCCGACCTTTCGATGATGCCGCCCGGGTGCAAGTTTGCGCCGCGGTGCCGCTATGCGCAGGAGCGCTGCCGCAAAGAGGAGCCGCCGCTCCTGGAGCTTGCGGGCGGGCGCAAATGCCGCTGTGTGCTTGTGGAAGACGACAAGGAGGCGACCGCACAATGA
- the appF gene encoding oligopeptide ABC transporter (ATP-binding protein) (Evidence 2a : Function from experimental evidences in other organisms; PubMedId : 7997159, 25755103, 26728191, 22720735; Product type t : transporter) encodes MNPLVQVKNVSKTFPAGQKLFGEKSVVHAVNRISFEIMPGETFSIVGESGCGKSTTARLVNHLLTPDSGEIWFDGKEISSMSENEMRPLRKDMQMIFQDPNGSLNPRMRVEDSVAEPLLVHTNLSAGERLKRARELLEIVGLSAKHARRYPHEFSGGQRQRIGIARALTVRPKLIIADEPVSSLDVSIQAQVLNLMQRLQDEFQLTYLFISHDLSVVEMISDRIAVMYLGCIVETAPKAELYGNPRHPYTKALLSAVPVPDPEAKKERVILQGDIPSAIHLPEGCLFHTRCPLCTDICRRQHPEPRDLGNGHIVACHHI; translated from the coding sequence ATGAACCCGCTGGTGCAGGTAAAAAATGTGAGCAAGACCTTCCCGGCCGGGCAAAAGCTGTTCGGGGAAAAAAGCGTCGTGCATGCGGTCAACCGGATTTCGTTCGAGATCATGCCGGGGGAGACCTTTTCGATCGTGGGGGAATCCGGGTGCGGAAAATCCACCACGGCGCGTCTGGTCAACCACCTTCTGACGCCGGACAGCGGCGAAATCTGGTTCGACGGGAAAGAAATCTCGTCGATGAGCGAGAATGAGATGCGCCCGCTGCGCAAGGACATGCAGATGATTTTCCAGGACCCGAACGGCTCCCTGAACCCGAGGATGCGGGTGGAGGATTCCGTTGCCGAGCCGCTGCTGGTCCACACGAACCTTTCCGCCGGCGAACGGCTCAAACGCGCCCGCGAGCTTTTGGAGATCGTGGGCCTGAGCGCGAAGCACGCGCGCCGCTACCCGCACGAGTTTTCCGGCGGGCAGCGCCAGCGCATCGGCATTGCGCGCGCGCTGACGGTGCGGCCGAAGCTGATCATCGCCGACGAGCCCGTTTCCTCGCTGGATGTGTCGATCCAGGCGCAGGTGCTGAATCTGATGCAGCGCCTGCAGGATGAATTCCAGCTGACCTACCTTTTTATCTCGCACGACCTGAGCGTCGTGGAGATGATCTCCGACCGAATCGCGGTGATGTATCTGGGCTGTATCGTCGAAACCGCGCCCAAGGCGGAGCTTTACGGGAACCCGCGTCATCCGTACACGAAGGCGCTGCTTTCCGCCGTCCCGGTTCCGGACCCCGAAGCCAAAAAGGAACGCGTGATCCTGCAGGGGGATATCCCGAGCGCCATCCACCTGCCGGAGGGCTGCCTGTTCCACACCCGCTGCCCGCTCTGCACGGACATCTGCCGCCGGCAGCATCCCGAGCCGCGGGATCTCGGCAACGGGCACATCGTCGCGTGCCATCATATCTGA
- the pepA gene encoding putative cytosol aminopeptidase (Evidence 3 : Putative function from multiple computational evidences) has protein sequence MKICISNGETAQFGLRFAWEGEIREKGPFTGEFLSHWVESRGGAPVLLMGLGKRAELDRKRARRAAAKGVRILTEMEASPIAVDFSPVLSVLGEGSLRAVAESALLALYRLPEWHFQEKPRRETTLLIEGVREIPDAQAQLEEARRLAEQVCRARDLVNAPGNLLYPQTMAEQMVRFGQKAGLSMSVLDEKQAGALGMEAFLTVGKDAARPPRLIVARYDGDPDSPRIALVGKGITCDTGGYCLKPASSMGGIKGDMAGAAAVFCALCALAESGAKVNATAVIPAAENRIAPGSFIPGDVIGSMSGKKIEIGNTDAEGRLVLSDAVTYAIRKEHADAVLDIATLTGAVVGMFGFTTAGLLCDDEKMYETFTRAEGLSDEQYWRLPIFPEYERMIDGKLSDVSNVSADGCGTITAGLFIRRFAEGLPWMHLDIAGTAWTDPPRWEYQSKGATGAGVTTLYHFCKLWGAANGKGAE, from the coding sequence ATGAAAATCTGCATTTCAAACGGAGAAACCGCCCAGTTCGGGCTTCGCTTTGCCTGGGAAGGGGAGATACGGGAAAAAGGTCCCTTTACGGGCGAATTCCTCTCCCACTGGGTCGAGTCCCGCGGCGGCGCGCCGGTGCTTCTGATGGGCCTTGGGAAACGCGCGGAGCTGGATCGAAAGCGGGCTCGCCGGGCGGCAGCGAAAGGGGTGCGCATCCTGACGGAGATGGAGGCTTCGCCCATCGCGGTCGATTTCTCCCCGGTTCTGTCCGTGCTGGGGGAGGGGAGCCTGCGGGCGGTCGCCGAAAGCGCGCTGCTCGCGCTGTACCGCCTGCCCGAATGGCATTTTCAGGAGAAGCCCCGGCGGGAGACCACGCTGCTGATCGAAGGGGTCCGCGAAATCCCGGACGCGCAGGCGCAGCTGGAGGAAGCCCGGCGGCTGGCGGAGCAGGTCTGCCGCGCGCGCGATCTGGTCAACGCGCCCGGGAACCTGCTCTATCCGCAGACGATGGCGGAGCAGATGGTCCGCTTCGGCCAGAAGGCCGGCCTTTCCATGTCGGTGCTGGATGAAAAGCAGGCCGGGGCGCTGGGCATGGAAGCCTTCCTGACCGTCGGGAAGGACGCCGCCCGGCCGCCCCGCCTGATCGTCGCCCGGTACGACGGCGACCCGGACAGCCCGCGGATCGCGCTGGTCGGCAAGGGGATCACCTGCGACACCGGCGGATACTGCCTGAAGCCCGCTTCCTCCATGGGCGGGATCAAGGGCGACATGGCGGGCGCGGCGGCCGTGTTCTGTGCCCTGTGCGCGCTGGCCGAAAGCGGGGCGAAGGTGAACGCGACGGCGGTGATCCCCGCGGCGGAGAACCGCATCGCCCCCGGCAGCTTTATCCCCGGGGATGTCATCGGCTCGATGTCCGGCAAAAAGATCGAGATCGGAAACACCGACGCCGAGGGGCGGCTGGTCCTCTCCGACGCGGTGACGTATGCGATCCGGAAAGAGCACGCGGACGCGGTCCTCGACATCGCGACCCTGACCGGCGCCGTGGTCGGCATGTTCGGCTTTACCACCGCCGGCCTGCTCTGCGACGACGAGAAGATGTACGAAACCTTTACGCGGGCGGAGGGCCTTTCGGACGAGCAGTACTGGCGCCTGCCGATTTTCCCCGAATACGAAAGGATGATCGACGGCAAGCTCTCCGATGTCAGCAACGTCAGCGCGGACGGATGCGGTACCATCACCGCGGGGCTCTTTATCCGCCGGTTCGCCGAGGGTCTGCCGTGGATGCACCTGGATATCGCCGGAACGGCCTGGACCGACCCGCCGCGCTGGGAATACCAGTCTAAGGGAGCGACCGGCGCGGGCGTTACGACGCTCTATCATTTCTGCAAGCTGTGGGGCGCGGCGAACGGGAAAGGCGCGGAATAA